The Theobroma cacao cultivar B97-61/B2 chromosome 2, Criollo_cocoa_genome_V2, whole genome shotgun sequence genome includes the window GGGGCCATAGGGAAACAGATAGAGGATGGTGTAAGGTTGATGGGACGTGGTGCTGAACAGATTAAGTGGCCAATTCATCTGGAGGTAAAATATTCTTCTGAAAGCTTTCTTCTTGTTATACTGACTTGACTGTTATATAGAGAAGAGATCATTGTTGCTTCTTCTCTGCCCTGTTTTGGATTTAACTTATGTCTGTctagaataataaaaagaagcaAGCATCATCTAATGTATTTGTAATTTCAGGCTGTCTGATGATCTAAACCTCATCTAGcattatctttttatatttttcagaTAGGTATATGACTTCTAGCTTTGAAGGTGTTTACTACTGTTTTCATAGTGCTTTAAAAGATGTTCTTGGATGTGATTGGAACATCTAAGTATTGATTTAGTCATTATGCATGTATTACCTTTCTGGATCCAACACGAAAAAGTTGGTCTTACGGTTGAAGTTTACAGGTTTCAAGGGTGACTGTTAGAGCAAAGGAAGCAGTTGAAGCTGCAGGTGGATCTGTGAGGAGAGTACACTATAACAAATTGGGTTTGAGAGCTCTGCTCAAGCCTGAGTGGTTTGAAAAGAAGGGTAGGTTGCTGCCAAAACCAGCTAGGCCTCCTCCCAAACTGAAGGATAAAGTTGACAGCATTGGCCGCCTGCCTGCTCCAACAAAACCTATCCCATTTTTTACTGAAGAGGAGCCAGCCTCCTCACCTGCCTGATGGACAGATGATCAATTTTTCGTTGAACAACAAGATTTTGTATTCATAACAAGTTATTACGCAAGCagattttgttttcaaagatTTGTAGTGGTGTGAATTTTCCATGTCTTCCAAGGAAAATAGTCAATACATGCAATCCTGTTCCAGTGTCGAGAAATAAGTCAACTTCTTCGAAAGTGCTCAGTTTGATCCATGTCAATTTTTAGAGATGAGTTAACTAATTTTCTGCGCTCAGTTTGAACTCTGATTGAGAAGCAAGAAAATACTATGTTCGTTTTGTTTAAAACACAAGCTAATCTCCATGGTTGCAATTGCAACTAATTCTGCCATTCTTGTCCATTTGGCGCTGTCTCTCTCCTGGCGATGGCATTTGGTAACTCCCTCCCAATGTAGAGAGATGAGCCTGAATGTATTTCCCTTGTGAAAAACAATAAGGCCATCAACGGCTTTCTTTATTCTGTAATCCACAGACGTTACAGTATCACAAAATGAAAAGGCCTGATCTGGCAGAATTACAGGCTTATTACAGCATCAGTAGCAGAATGAAAAATTCTAATCCAGCAACATTACGTCATAAACAGCATCACCATAAGAATGACACTTTCTCGTCTGGTGACAAGAATAGGACCCCTGAGttcatatttttgaaaaccAACAGTATGGTTTTTCACAGTCATACCAATTAAGTTAAATGCACAGAGAATACTATTTCAGATTTTAAGATCAGTACTCTTGAAGAGCCTGAATATAACGCCTCAGTGAATCCAGCACGTACTTAAGGGCCAATTCCCGCCTATCCCTAAGAAGATTCTCCCACCATGATTAAAGACCATCATCCGACCCACGTTAAAAGTCTACAACTACAAGGAAATTAAGAGGCAGCAATATTAGGAAAATCTTGCTCCAGTTACTGCTAATCGTTTCAATCTCAAAAGTCGGAATGAATCCCTACTCAGAAAGCTAATAGAAAGACAAATCCAGCCCTACCAACGGAATTCATAAATCTTCATTTTACAAATGGCACCCCAGAAGGGACCCGAAGTGCATAATCCTCATAGTCTGACCCAAAAAACTGctttaagaaaaactcttcATAAGGTATTCTTTCTGCAAAGAATTGCCAAACAACAATTGCAAAAGCGATTGTGGATATGGGATTGCAGAGCATTATCTGAGTGCCAACTGACCAAATGAGGAAACCAGAGTACCCTGGATGACGGACAAATCTATAGACTCCGTGAGTAATTAGTTGATGATGCTCCTCGTGGTAAACCTTGATAAGATGCGTGAAGGCTTGACCAGCAGTTATAATTGCCAACTTTCGTATAATCTCCCCTATTACCACCATTGCAAGACCTGTGTCACTTATCCACCAGTGTTCCTTCAACCCAGGAAATAGAACAATTTCAAGGAAGTACTCCAGCAATGAAAGGATCATAGCAGAAAGATAATTTTTGCTGATGAGAAATGATTTGAAAGTAACATTTGATCTCCCATGAATGGCAATTGCTAGGATGTATTCTGAactatgaaagaaaattattgcCAAGAACATCTGAGATAACTGTCTGCAGGCTGTATAACTTAAAGTTTCTGTCATTTgttagataaaaatatatcaatttCTGTCCCTGAACCAAGTTACTGATATATTAGAGCAAAGAATTAGCCAATCTCGGTGAAGAACTGTGATGAAGCAGCGTTTCTAAAATTTAGTTTAGACCTGCAAAAGATAAAACGCCAGGCATTTGCAGCACTGAAAGTTGAGTTGCAACATCTTCCCAGAGATGCTTTAAGCATGACATCTCTTCTGCTTAAACTAAaggcaaaaagcaaaaaatgaaAGAGCATTAGAGATTGCCAATAAAGTGAAGTAGTCACTAGCACTTTTGCACTTGTAAATTTGATGCCAGCTCCAAC containing:
- the LOC18608459 gene encoding protein-S-isoprenylcysteine O-methyltransferase B isoform X1; this encodes MSCLKHLWEDVATQLSVLQMPGVLSFAETLSYTACRQLSQMFLAIIFFHSSEYILAIAIHGRSNVTFKSFLISKNYLSAMILSLLEYFLEIVLFPGLKEHWWISDTGLAMVVIGEIIRKLAIITAGQAFTHLIKVYHEEHHQLITHGVYRFVRHPGYSGFLIWSVGTQIMLCNPISTIAFAIVVWQFFAERIPYEEFFLKQFFGSDYEDYALRVPSGVPFVK
- the LOC18608459 gene encoding protein-S-isoprenylcysteine O-methyltransferase B isoform X2, yielding MTETLSYTACRQLSQMFLAIIFFHSSEYILAIAIHGRSNVTFKSFLISKNYLSAMILSLLEYFLEIVLFPGLKEHWWISDTGLAMVVIGEIIRKLAIITAGQAFTHLIKVYHEEHHQLITHGVYRFVRHPGYSGFLIWSVGTQIMLCNPISTIAFAIVVWQFFAERIPYEEFFLKQFFGSDYEDYALRVPSGVPFVK